In the genome of Oncorhynchus clarkii lewisi isolate Uvic-CL-2024 chromosome 22, UVic_Ocla_1.0, whole genome shotgun sequence, one region contains:
- the LOC139380203 gene encoding LOW QUALITY PROTEIN: TRAF family member-associated NF-kappa-B activator-like (The sequence of the model RefSeq protein was modified relative to this genomic sequence to represent the inferred CDS: deleted 1 base in 1 codon), which translates to MERNIGDQLNKAYEAYRQASIERDSAKKELQQMNVNYERHTQKLQKQIEDQQQLISKLKAQLISATKQPSGEVIGEAAPRKQEEETLSPSKHLFDNPESSLRKIHYLKENMETAVIVSSSPHTAPVASSFETKDVLEVYQALRGKLQQIRTLTQRQKDHLKKIYRGNDMANEQQFSMPIQCTDVAVEQAEMPFPSALRPGVDLQHPPMSLASRGASPEDMNQVDSLTTLSIKFPPSTDSEYEFLNSALEKRIDLSVPRATVSTVPAVIEVTSMELAIPFLYPTSVSHPPSPSVSLSHKSVRGHQQPLWRPELCNATTATAAQAVSAEQQQQMNSNSPDICTYCNAVVPEEHMNSHLFTHCQRESEDSN; encoded by the exons ATGGAGAGGAATATTGGAGATCAGCTCAACAAGGCCTATGAAGCTTACCGCCAGGCCTCTATCGAGAGAGACAGCGCCAAAAAGGAACTACAGCAGATG AATGTAAATTATGAACGGCACACTCAGAAACTTCAGAAACAGATAGAAGACCAGCAGCAGTTGATTTCGAAACTCAAAGCTCAGTTGATATCAGCAACTAAGCAACCCTCAG GAGAGGTCATAGGTGAGGCTGCACCTAGAAAACAGGAAGAAGAAACCTTGTCTCCTTCCAAACATCTCTTTGACAACCCAGAAAGCTCCTTGAGGAAGATTCATTACTTG aAGGAAAATATGGAAACTGCTGTGATTGTGTCATCTTCACCACACACAGCACCAGTAGCCAGCAGTTTTGAGAC TAAAGATGTTCTTGAAGTGTATCAAGCTCTCCGGGGGAAATTACAGCAGATACGCACATTAACCCAGAGACAAAAAGATCACCTGAAAAAAATCTACAGAGGAAATGACATGGCAAATG AGCAGCAGTTCTCCATGCCCATTCAGTGTACAGACGTGGCCGTGGAGCAGGCGGAGATGCCCTTCCCTTCAGCCTTGAGGCCAGGGGTCGACCTCCAGCACCCGCCCATGTCCCTGGCATCCCGCGGTGCCAGCCCAGAGGACATGAACCAAGTGGACTCTCTCACCACACTCAGCATCAAGTTCCCCCCCTCCACAGACAGTGAATACGAGTTCCTGAACAGCGCTCTGGAAAAACGCATTGACCTGTCCGTGCCAAGGGCAACAGTCAGCACTGTCCCTGCCGTCATAGAGGTAACC TCTATGGAGCTGGCCATCCCATTCCTGTATCctacctctgtctctcaccctccctccccctccgtgTCGCTCTCACACAAGAGTGTGCGTGGACACCAGCAG CCCCTGTGGCGCCCTGAGCTTTGCAACGCTACTACAGCAACAGCAGCGCAGGCCGTGAGTGCGGAACAGCAACAACAGATGAACAGCAACAGCCCTGATATATGTACCTACTGCAACGCGGTAGTTCCCGAAGAGCACATGAACAGCCACCTTTTTACTCATTGCCAGAGGGAGAGTGAAGACAGCAATTGA